CAGATACCGCGGAAAAAGACAGCCTGGAGTCGCATATTAAAAAGTGCGAACTGTGCAGGCGGGAGCTTGCCATGTGGCAGGATGTAAACGACAGGCAGCACGGCCTGGAAGGCGGGCGCGTGTCATCGCGCCTTGCGGAAAAAGCCCATCAAATAAGCGGTGAAATGGAAAAAGACGTAAATATGGCTCCGGCCGCCAAAAGAATGGGTTATGTGGCCAATACTTTAAAATCTCCCGCGGCAATGATAATAGGAATAATTACGTGCGTGTTTTTAGGGCTGGCAATTCTGCTTATGTTTGTTAAAGAAGAAGTAAGCATATGGTTTCACATATTTATGATAGCGGGAGGAATTGCCATGATATTTGTGGCGGTTAAAACGTCCGTCTTCAACAGGAAGAAAAGTAAAAAGTAATATTGACAAAATAACTGACAAAATATATAATACATAAGGATTAAAAAAAAGACGGGGGAAAATGAGATGGCAGATGACATTACCAGGTTAAGAGAAACGCTTAAGAAGGTTGATTTTTTCTATTCTTTAAACTTTGCTCAGCTTGACGAACTTATTAAAGCAATGAAAAAACAGAAATTCAGAAAAGGTGAAGTAATAATTCAGCAGGGTGAAACCGGAGATGCTTTCTACATGATATCGGTAGGTTCTGTATCCATACATATAAAGAAAGGAATGTCAGAAAAGAAAGTGGCAGGGCTGTCAGAAGGTGATTTTTTTGGAGAAACAGCACTTGTAACAGATTCGCCAAGAAACGCCACTGTTATAGCAGAGGCACCTACAGAGCTGTTTGTATTGCATAAGGCCTCTTTTAAGAAAATACTTCTTGCCAACCCTAAGATATCTGCTATAATCAAAGAAGAACTGGCCAAAAGAAAGTCAAAAAACGCATTATAATACCGTATTAAGCGATTAAACAGGGAATATTTTCCGCTGTTTACATAATAGAAAGCTGTTTCATATGGCAGAAACGGCTTTAATTTATATTTTTGAAGGAGGAAGTCGGGTATGTCTGAAACAGCAATCAAAGAAGGTGAAGCAATTAATTACGTGCTTGAAGGTATTGACCAGTCGGTTAAAGACGGGGTTATGACAGCCCTTGAATTTTTTGGAAAAGAAAAATCTGACAACGGCAATAAAATAGAGGATGTTGTTAAGGTAAACAAATTAAGGACCGCTTACAATACATTAATAACAGCCCTTGTAACAACAAGGTTAAATGACCTTAATAAACAGCAGAGGCTTTTTCTTGCCACCGGCGCCATAGGCGATTTTGTGGAAATAGGCGATAACAGAATTAATCTGCTTGATCCGGAACTATACAAACAGCTGCTTGAAGCTTTTGAAACAAAAGATTCTTTAAGCGCGCTTTCGCTTTCAGTGTTCAGCGTACCGGATAAAATGAGGGCGCTTGCAGAGGGCAATATTGAACTTATAGACACTTCGGGCAAAAAGAAAAGAAAAAAGGAAGATACGCGCGACCCCAAGAAAGTAAAAGCGGAACTTGAATGGAAAAAGAATGACGCGTTAAAAGCCGGCGCTAACCTTGTAAGGACGCTTGGAACAAATATAGACAAGATGCTTCAGCTGGACGCGACAAAGTTAAAGACTTTAAAACTTAATTTTGACGCGCTGGATAAATACATGGCAATACTTGCAAAGGGAGAAAGGATAACACCCGAGGAAAAAAAGCTTAAGTCCGCCCTTGCAATGAGAAGCGACGGCATGGCAAAAGTGCTTGCTGATTTTACAAAGATGTACGCAGAAACTTTTACAAGGTCGGCTGAAAATGTTGATGCCATAAAAGAAAAAGTTGACGTAATAAAAGAACTTGAAAATGACCTGTCAAAAGTATCAGATGTGGTTGCTGACCAGTCCGCAAGGGCATTTGATTCTTTCAGGCCCGA
This Candidatus Goldiibacteriota bacterium DNA region includes the following protein-coding sequences:
- a CDS encoding cyclic nucleotide-binding domain-containing protein codes for the protein MADDITRLRETLKKVDFFYSLNFAQLDELIKAMKKQKFRKGEVIIQQGETGDAFYMISVGSVSIHIKKGMSEKKVAGLSEGDFFGETALVTDSPRNATVIAEAPTELFVLHKASFKKILLANPKISAIIKEELAKRKSKNAL